Proteins from a genomic interval of Rhizobium sp. SL42:
- a CDS encoding AraC family transcriptional regulator → MRIASDFPLSVSETFTATREQIVLPGSSSYLIRRDHYPNPICIWNYHPEWEIHFIPDAHGFAYVGDYIGPFKPGHLVLAGTNLPHNWITPGAPDLPGRDMVLQFDADALMGVRAVCPEFEVLHRLRSFAERGIEILGPEAHEIGSKILALHERKDRAGLGLFIEILNAIEDAPQKRLLASEHFISVYNQLSDRRHRRIDQAIQIMQSNPGAQMHEVAAEVDLEPSAFSRAFRRLTGMNFSDYSRSLRVWRARTLLSESEMPITDICFEAGFNNLSNFNRYFRMETGLTPRAYRKAARIRAKSVIAPQSSHSIRP, encoded by the coding sequence ATGCGAATTGCATCAGATTTCCCGCTCTCGGTCTCGGAAACATTCACGGCAACACGAGAGCAGATCGTGCTGCCGGGTAGCAGTTCCTACCTGATCCGCCGGGACCATTACCCGAACCCGATCTGTATCTGGAACTACCATCCCGAATGGGAGATCCACTTCATTCCGGATGCGCACGGCTTTGCCTATGTCGGGGACTATATCGGCCCGTTCAAACCCGGCCATCTGGTGCTGGCGGGCACCAATCTGCCGCACAACTGGATCACGCCCGGCGCACCCGACCTGCCCGGGCGCGACATGGTGCTGCAATTCGACGCCGATGCGCTGATGGGGGTGCGTGCGGTCTGTCCCGAGTTCGAGGTCCTGCATCGCCTGAGGTCTTTTGCCGAACGCGGCATCGAGATTTTGGGGCCAGAAGCACATGAAATCGGCTCGAAGATTCTTGCGCTGCATGAAAGGAAAGACCGCGCCGGCCTGGGTCTTTTCATCGAAATCCTCAATGCCATCGAGGACGCCCCGCAGAAGCGTCTTCTGGCCAGCGAACACTTCATTTCGGTGTACAATCAACTGTCGGACAGGCGGCATCGCAGGATCGACCAGGCGATTCAGATCATGCAATCCAATCCAGGCGCGCAGATGCATGAAGTGGCCGCAGAGGTCGATCTCGAGCCATCCGCATTCTCACGGGCATTCCGCCGGCTGACCGGCATGAATTTTTCCGACTACAGCCGGTCGCTGCGCGTGTGGCGGGCCCGCACCCTCCTGTCGGAAAGCGAGATGCCGATCACCGACATCTGCTTCGAGGCAGGCTTCAACAATCTCTCGAACTTCAATCGGTATTTTCGGATGGAAACGGGTCTGACGCCGCGAGCCTATCGCAAGGCGGCACGCATCCGGGCAAAATCGGTGATCGCACCCCAGTCCTCCCATAGCATCCGGCCCTAA
- a CDS encoding creatininase family protein — protein MGKPFFWNELNTGDFAHLSVDRTIAILPIASTEQHGPHLPISTDVTIANGMLTEVRAQLPQTLDILVLPTQEIGKANEHIHGPGTLSLGAEILIPAWTAIGGKVAEAGVRKMVIVNSHGGNLDVMNIVARELRVRFAMAVVATQWSRFGSPQGLISEHEQKFGIHGGDMETSMMLYFRPDLVRIDRAENFVSRAEWMKDNTRYLQPLPPHSLAWIAHDLNPNGVVGNASLGTAEKGALIARHQAKGFIELLDDLTNYPLSSLYSK, from the coding sequence ATGGGCAAACCATTCTTCTGGAACGAACTGAATACGGGCGATTTCGCCCATCTTTCGGTCGATCGGACCATCGCCATCCTGCCGATCGCCTCCACCGAGCAGCACGGTCCGCATCTGCCGATTTCCACCGATGTCACCATCGCCAATGGCATGCTGACCGAGGTGCGCGCCCAGCTGCCCCAGACACTGGATATCCTTGTTCTCCCGACGCAGGAGATCGGCAAGGCCAACGAACATATCCACGGTCCCGGCACCCTTTCGCTCGGAGCCGAGATCCTCATTCCCGCATGGACCGCCATCGGTGGAAAGGTTGCGGAAGCCGGGGTGCGCAAGATGGTGATCGTCAACTCGCATGGCGGCAATCTTGATGTGATGAACATCGTCGCGCGCGAGCTGCGCGTGCGTTTTGCCATGGCGGTCGTCGCCACGCAGTGGTCGCGTTTCGGCAGCCCTCAAGGCCTGATCAGCGAGCACGAACAGAAATTCGGCATCCATGGCGGCGACATGGAAACCTCGATGATGCTGTATTTCCGACCTGATCTCGTGCGCATTGATAGAGCCGAAAATTTTGTCTCGAGAGCAGAATGGATGAAGGACAACACGCGTTATCTGCAACCGTTGCCGCCCCATTCCCTTGCCTGGATCGCCCATGATCTCAACCCGAACGGCGTCGTGGGTAACGCCTCGCTCGGCACGGCGGAAAAAGGTGCCCTGATCGCCCGGCATCAGGCCAAGGGCTTTATAGAGTTGCTCGACGACCTGACGAACTATCCCTTGTCCAGCCTCTATTCAAAATAG
- a CDS encoding LysR family transcriptional regulator, with the protein MLHSRKLQYINEIARCGSIRKAAARLNVASSAINRQILALEAEIGVPIFERLPRGLRLTAAGELCIEHIRDVLKNYERLESRIRGLKMPQAGKVSIVTTVGLAAGPLPDIIARFVAQHPRVRVQLRNDGGSTTLNPVLTGEADIGLGFNIQATPGIRTLANFDVPIGVVLPPGHRLAGTGPISLADVVQERLVLAQTGTSLRDVINLALAPLPVSVEPVVETNASEMLKQLVKAGTGLTLLNPLDVIVECRRGELLFRPIAESHSRQPMKLFARARAPLDAATSLFVEYLMTELLALMQELQANGSILASEK; encoded by the coding sequence ATGCTGCATTCCCGAAAGTTGCAATACATCAATGAAATTGCTCGCTGCGGTTCCATTCGCAAGGCCGCTGCCCGGCTGAATGTCGCGTCCTCGGCGATCAATCGGCAGATTCTGGCGCTGGAGGCGGAAATCGGCGTGCCGATCTTCGAGCGGTTGCCGCGCGGCCTGCGGCTGACGGCCGCCGGTGAACTGTGCATCGAGCATATCCGAGACGTGCTGAAAAACTACGAGCGGCTGGAATCGCGCATTCGCGGATTGAAGATGCCGCAGGCCGGCAAGGTTTCGATCGTGACCACGGTGGGCCTTGCTGCCGGTCCGCTGCCGGACATCATCGCCCGGTTTGTCGCGCAGCATCCAAGGGTGCGGGTCCAGTTGCGCAACGATGGCGGCTCGACGACGCTCAACCCCGTATTGACCGGCGAAGCCGATATCGGTCTTGGCTTCAATATCCAGGCGACGCCGGGCATCCGCACGCTGGCCAATTTCGATGTGCCGATCGGTGTCGTTCTACCGCCCGGACACAGGCTCGCGGGCACCGGCCCGATCAGCCTTGCCGATGTCGTGCAGGAACGGCTGGTTCTGGCGCAGACCGGCACAAGCCTGCGCGACGTCATCAATCTGGCGCTGGCGCCGCTGCCGGTCTCGGTTGAGCCTGTGGTGGAAACCAATGCCTCGGAGATGCTGAAGCAGCTGGTGAAAGCCGGCACCGGCCTGACTTTGCTCAATCCGCTGGACGTGATCGTCGAATGCCGGCGTGGCGAACTGCTGTTCAGGCCCATCGCGGAGAGCCATTCACGCCAGCCGATGAAACTGTTTGCGCGGGCGCGGGCGCCGCTGGACGCCGCAACCAGTCTGTTTGTCGAGTATCTGATGACAGAACTGCTGGCGCTGATGCAGGAATTGCAGGCGAACGGCTCCATCCTGGCATCGGAGAAATGA
- a CDS encoding ABC transporter substrate-binding protein — MAASFTHAAAADKVSYGTNWLAQAEHGGFYQAVADGTYEKYGLDVTIVQGGPNAANSALLISGKIDFYMGSPQSEISAVEQGIPIVDVAAIFQKDPQVLIAHPDQGVETFADLAKLPTIFMGKDGYLTYFEWMKANFPGFKDEQYKPYNFSPAPFLADKQSAQQGYLTSEPYEIEKQAGWTPKVFLLADSGYSPYSTMITTQASLVETKPDVVQRFVDASIEGWYNYLYGDNAKANAMIKTDNPEMTDGQIAYSIAKMKEYGILESGAALEKGIGCITEEHYKKFFEDGVAIKLFKAETDYKKAFSTQFACKGVGMALKK, encoded by the coding sequence ATGGCAGCTTCCTTCACCCATGCCGCCGCAGCCGACAAGGTGAGCTATGGGACCAACTGGCTGGCGCAGGCCGAGCATGGCGGGTTTTACCAGGCGGTGGCCGATGGTACCTATGAAAAATACGGCCTCGATGTGACCATCGTGCAGGGTGGACCGAACGCTGCCAACAGCGCGCTGCTGATTTCCGGCAAGATCGACTTCTACATGGGCAGCCCGCAGAGCGAAATTTCCGCGGTAGAGCAGGGCATCCCGATCGTCGATGTCGCGGCCATCTTCCAGAAGGATCCTCAGGTCCTGATCGCGCATCCGGACCAAGGCGTCGAGACTTTCGCGGATCTGGCCAAGCTGCCGACAATCTTCATGGGCAAAGACGGTTACCTCACCTATTTCGAGTGGATGAAAGCGAATTTTCCGGGCTTCAAGGACGAGCAGTACAAGCCCTATAATTTCAGCCCGGCGCCCTTCCTGGCAGACAAGCAATCTGCCCAGCAGGGCTATCTGACCTCGGAGCCCTACGAGATCGAGAAACAGGCCGGCTGGACGCCAAAAGTCTTCCTGCTGGCCGACAGCGGCTACTCGCCCTATTCAACGATGATCACCACGCAGGCATCGCTGGTTGAAACCAAGCCGGACGTGGTGCAGCGTTTCGTCGATGCCTCGATCGAGGGCTGGTACAATTATCTCTACGGCGACAATGCCAAGGCCAATGCCATGATCAAGACAGACAATCCGGAAATGACCGATGGCCAGATCGCCTACTCGATCGCCAAGATGAAGGAATACGGTATTCTGGAATCTGGAGCGGCCCTGGAAAAAGGCATCGGTTGCATCACCGAAGAGCACTACAAGAAATTCTTCGAAGACGGCGTTGCCATCAAGCTCTTCAAAGCCGAGACCGACTACAAGAAGGCTTTTTCAACGCAGTTCGCCTGCAAGGGCGTCGGCATGGCGCTGAAGAAGTAG
- a CDS encoding ABC transporter ATP-binding protein gives MILEETRALKRSNDGRKRPLVVMDMVSKRFSSGTQALSDMSLVVESGEFVSLLGPSGCGKSTALRIIAGLGDASSGTIDWPSSRINSKGLPEGDISFVFQEPTLMPWQNVFGNVHLPLKLRGISQAAARPQIIEALATVGLEDFAEAYPRELSGGMKMRVSIARALVTKPKLLLMDEPFAALDEITRQKLNDDVLRLWKQTGITVIFVTHSVFESAYLSNRIVVMKARPGRVHADFPLHTSLERDAHYRTSEDYRQACEKVSTMLLEAIGSGEH, from the coding sequence ATGATTTTGGAAGAAACGCGCGCACTGAAGCGTTCCAACGACGGACGCAAACGGCCACTGGTTGTCATGGACATGGTCTCGAAGCGCTTTTCAAGCGGTACGCAGGCACTCTCGGACATGTCGCTCGTCGTGGAAAGCGGAGAGTTCGTCAGCCTGCTGGGGCCGTCGGGTTGCGGCAAATCGACGGCACTGCGCATCATCGCCGGCCTCGGCGATGCCTCGTCGGGAACGATCGACTGGCCTAGCTCGCGGATCAATTCCAAAGGATTGCCGGAAGGCGACATCAGCTTCGTCTTCCAGGAGCCTACATTGATGCCCTGGCAGAATGTCTTCGGCAATGTGCACCTGCCGCTGAAGCTGCGCGGCATCTCGCAAGCCGCGGCCCGCCCGCAGATCATCGAGGCACTGGCAACCGTGGGGCTCGAGGATTTCGCCGAGGCCTATCCGCGTGAACTTTCCGGCGGCATGAAGATGCGCGTTTCAATCGCCCGTGCGCTGGTGACGAAGCCGAAGCTGCTGCTGATGGACGAGCCTTTCGCCGCGCTTGACGAAATCACCCGCCAGAAACTCAATGACGACGTACTGCGCCTGTGGAAACAAACAGGCATCACCGTCATTTTCGTCACCCATTCGGTGTTTGAATCGGCCTATCTTTCCAATCGCATCGTGGTGATGAAGGCACGGCCGGGCCGCGTCCATGCTGATTTTCCATTGCACACCAGCCTGGAGCGAGACGCCCACTACCGAACCTCTGAGGACTATCGGCAGGCCTGCGAAAAGGTCTCGACCATGCTGCTCGAAGCCATCGGATCGGGAGAGCACTGA
- a CDS encoding ABC transporter permease: protein MHAQDKAPDSATIAPSALQSRNRDLLLRILVPFLVLATMVLIWHVGVTVSGVPPYILPSPVAVATALVTDWHTLAPALWVTTKITLLSLLLALIGGVAFAIFLVQSRWVEIAFYPIAVILQVTPIVAISPLILIYAPSTQVALLICAFLVAFFPILSNMVQGLKSVDHNLLNLFDLYGASRWQTLLYLKLPASLPYFMTGLRIGGGLALIAAVVAEFAAGSAGAGSGLAFRLLEAQYRMNIPRLFAALILLSLLGVTIFALTSFISWLSLHRWHESSLKREN from the coding sequence ATGCACGCGCAAGACAAAGCCCCCGACAGCGCCACCATTGCCCCTTCCGCCTTGCAAAGCAGGAACCGCGACCTGCTTCTCCGCATCCTTGTGCCATTCCTTGTGCTCGCGACCATGGTGCTGATCTGGCACGTCGGCGTCACGGTTTCCGGCGTTCCACCCTATATCCTGCCGAGTCCGGTTGCCGTCGCGACGGCGCTGGTCACCGATTGGCATACTCTGGCGCCGGCGCTCTGGGTTACCACCAAGATCACGCTGCTGTCGCTGTTGCTGGCTCTCATCGGCGGTGTTGCCTTTGCGATTTTCCTGGTGCAGTCACGCTGGGTGGAGATTGCCTTCTACCCAATCGCCGTCATCCTGCAGGTCACCCCGATCGTCGCGATCTCGCCACTGATCCTGATCTATGCACCATCGACCCAGGTGGCCCTGCTGATCTGCGCCTTTCTTGTCGCCTTCTTCCCCATCCTGTCCAACATGGTACAGGGGCTGAAAAGCGTTGATCACAACCTGCTCAACCTGTTCGATCTCTACGGTGCCTCGCGGTGGCAAACACTGCTCTATCTCAAGCTTCCCGCGTCCCTGCCCTATTTCATGACCGGCCTTCGCATCGGCGGAGGCCTGGCACTGATCGCAGCGGTCGTTGCGGAATTTGCGGCTGGCTCCGCCGGTGCCGGTTCAGGCCTTGCCTTCCGCCTTCTTGAAGCCCAGTACCGGATGAACATCCCACGGCTCTTTGCCGCGCTGATCCTCCTGTCGCTGCTCGGCGTGACGATCTTCGCGCTGACCTCCTTCATCTCATGGCTGAGCCTGCATCGCTGGCACGAAAGCAGCCTGAAAAGGGAAAACTGA
- a CDS encoding cytosine deaminase: MPGPFVSLPDNAHFVLGNATVPTVAVTAPTGDAVEGLASVDIVISNGRIDAVLPAGTAPVELPKADLLQGMVWPCFADMHTHLDKGHIWPRRPNPDGTFMGALENVGIDRETNWTAHDVRTRMEFSLRSAYAHGTHLIRTHLDSIAPQHRISFEVFSELREVWKDRIALQAVALFPLDKIFEAPFFDDLVSVIREHEGLLGGVTYLMPDLEERLDLLFRTAADNGFDIDLHVDETEDRQVLTLKTIAEAKMRNGYQGAVTVGHCCSLARQDEDLAKATIDLVARAGISVVSLPMCNMYLQDRHPGRTPRWRGVTLFHELAAAGVATAVSSDNTRDPFYAYGDMDPVEVFREAVRILHLDHPLTDAARVVTTSPADILGRPDLGRIAVGGPADLVLFSARRWSEFLSRPQADRIVMRNGMGIDRSLPDYRELDPILGA; encoded by the coding sequence ATGCCCGGCCCATTCGTTTCCCTGCCAGACAATGCGCATTTCGTGCTCGGCAATGCCACGGTACCAACGGTCGCGGTGACGGCACCGACAGGTGATGCAGTCGAAGGTTTGGCGTCTGTCGATATCGTGATTTCCAATGGGCGGATCGATGCCGTTTTGCCTGCCGGCACGGCTCCGGTGGAACTGCCCAAGGCCGATCTGCTTCAAGGCATGGTCTGGCCGTGCTTCGCCGACATGCACACCCATCTCGACAAGGGCCACATCTGGCCGCGCCGTCCGAACCCGGACGGCACCTTCATGGGTGCGCTCGAAAATGTCGGTATTGATCGCGAGACCAACTGGACGGCACACGACGTCAGGACGCGGATGGAATTTTCGCTGCGCTCAGCCTATGCGCATGGCACGCACCTGATCCGGACCCATCTCGATTCCATCGCCCCCCAGCATCGCATTTCATTCGAGGTCTTCTCGGAACTCCGGGAGGTCTGGAAGGACAGGATCGCGTTGCAGGCAGTCGCGCTGTTTCCGCTCGACAAGATCTTCGAGGCGCCGTTTTTCGACGACCTCGTCTCGGTGATCCGGGAGCATGAGGGCCTTCTTGGCGGCGTGACCTATCTGATGCCCGATCTGGAGGAGCGCCTCGACCTCCTATTCCGCACTGCTGCAGACAACGGCTTTGATATCGACCTGCATGTCGATGAGACCGAGGACCGGCAGGTGCTGACCCTGAAAACAATCGCCGAAGCCAAGATGCGCAACGGGTACCAGGGCGCGGTCACCGTCGGCCATTGCTGCTCGCTCGCCCGACAGGACGAAGACCTGGCAAAGGCGACCATCGATCTCGTTGCCCGCGCGGGCATCTCCGTTGTCTCGCTGCCGATGTGCAACATGTATCTGCAGGACCGACATCCGGGCCGCACCCCGCGATGGCGCGGGGTGACGCTTTTTCACGAACTGGCGGCAGCCGGTGTGGCGACTGCCGTTTCGTCCGACAATACGCGCGACCCCTTCTACGCCTATGGCGACATGGACCCGGTCGAAGTCTTTCGCGAAGCGGTACGCATCCTGCACCTGGATCATCCGCTGACCGATGCTGCACGCGTCGTTACGACATCGCCGGCCGATATACTCGGCCGGCCGGACCTTGGCCGCATTGCCGTCGGCGGCCCCGCCGATCTCGTCCTCTTCAGCGCCCGCCGCTGGAGCGAATTCCTCTCCCGTCCGCAGGCCGACCGCATCGTCATGCGGAATGGCATGGGCATCGACCGCAGCCTGCCGGACTACCGCGAACTCGACCCGATCCTTGGAGCATGA
- a CDS encoding FAD-binding oxidoreductase, whose protein sequence is MPDYAAIKKELDAIAVEDNPALVRQKSRDFFWYSPVLKAQLENVTGDLVVSPTSEEEVIRVLKVAYAHGAPVTPRGAGTGNYGQAMPLSGGIILNLAGMNKIKSIQPGKVVCEPGVVIAQLDKATKAHSGQELRFHPSTAQTATIGGFIAGGSGGVGSITWGGLRDLGNILRLRVVTMEAEPQVLDLTGWDLQKVSHAYGTNGIITEVEMPLAPAYDWVDVLVGYDDFMDAVRFSDALSHMNGLLLKEVAPIAAPIPYDYFTRHKPYLRDRGQSVVVIMIAPHAMDPFAAFVAQQKGEILFRSDKVESMKGIPHAYELAWNHTTLRALKVDPTFTYLQVQYPGPDHVAKVGKLVEIFGDEVPGHLEFIKFDAAIQCSGLPLVRYTTEARLEEIIRIHEDNGCPIFNPHRYTLEEGGMKQTDTTQLAFKQQTDPKGLLNPGKMIAWDNPDFDFNAGKNYLFPGLAAMGV, encoded by the coding sequence ATGCCCGACTACGCAGCCATCAAGAAGGAACTCGACGCTATCGCCGTCGAGGACAATCCGGCGCTGGTTCGCCAGAAGAGCCGCGATTTCTTCTGGTATTCCCCGGTCCTGAAGGCGCAGCTCGAGAACGTCACCGGCGATCTCGTCGTTTCGCCGACATCCGAAGAGGAGGTCATCCGCGTCCTGAAGGTCGCCTATGCGCACGGGGCTCCCGTGACCCCGCGCGGCGCCGGCACCGGCAATTACGGCCAGGCCATGCCCCTCTCGGGCGGCATCATCCTCAATCTTGCCGGCATGAACAAAATCAAATCCATCCAGCCCGGAAAGGTCGTCTGCGAACCCGGTGTCGTCATCGCCCAGCTCGACAAGGCGACAAAGGCCCATTCCGGCCAGGAACTGCGTTTCCATCCCTCGACAGCCCAGACCGCAACCATCGGTGGCTTCATCGCCGGCGGATCGGGCGGCGTCGGCTCCATCACCTGGGGCGGTCTTCGTGATCTCGGCAATATCCTGCGCCTGAGGGTCGTCACCATGGAAGCCGAGCCCCAGGTGCTGGACCTGACCGGCTGGGATCTGCAAAAGGTCAGCCATGCCTATGGCACCAACGGCATCATTACCGAAGTCGAAATGCCACTCGCACCCGCCTATGACTGGGTGGACGTTCTGGTCGGCTATGACGACTTCATGGATGCCGTGCGTTTTTCCGATGCGCTCAGCCATATGAACGGCCTGTTGTTGAAGGAAGTGGCGCCGATCGCAGCCCCTATTCCTTACGACTATTTTACCCGTCACAAGCCCTATCTTCGTGATCGCGGCCAGTCGGTGGTGGTGATCATGATCGCGCCGCATGCGATGGACCCGTTTGCCGCATTCGTCGCCCAGCAGAAGGGCGAGATCCTGTTCCGCTCCGACAAGGTCGAGAGCATGAAGGGCATCCCGCATGCCTACGAGCTGGCATGGAACCACACAACGCTCCGAGCCCTGAAGGTCGATCCGACCTTCACCTATCTGCAGGTCCAATACCCCGGCCCCGATCACGTCGCGAAAGTCGGTAAACTGGTGGAGATCTTCGGCGACGAAGTTCCGGGCCATCTCGAGTTCATCAAGTTCGATGCGGCCATCCAGTGTTCCGGCCTGCCGCTCGTGCGCTACACCACCGAAGCGCGGCTGGAGGAGATCATCCGCATCCATGAAGACAATGGTTGCCCGATCTTCAATCCGCATCGCTATACGCTGGAGGAAGGCGGCATGAAGCAGACGGATACGACACAACTCGCCTTCAAGCAGCAGACCGATCCCAAGGGTCTGCTCAATCCGGGCAAGATGATCGCCTGGGACAATCCAGATTTCGATTTCAACGCCGGCAAGAATTATCTCTTCCCCGGCCTTGCGGCGATGGGGGTCTGA
- a CDS encoding NAD(P)H-dependent oxidoreductase, which produces MRVLLLHSHPVEESFGGALHRLTRESLQTAGHEVDDCNLYAEEFDPVLSRHDRMIYHDYPENTALVKEHCDRLLAAEGLVIVTPVWNFGFPAILKGYFDRVWLPGISFELVDGKVQSRLRHIRKLGAVMTYGATPFRAFVAGNPPKKIVKRVLRAQINPWSPVTFLAHYDMNNCTEETRARFMAKVKAKMERF; this is translated from the coding sequence ATGCGCGTCCTGTTGCTGCATTCCCACCCCGTGGAAGAAAGCTTCGGCGGCGCCCTTCACCGCCTCACCCGGGAAAGCCTCCAGACGGCAGGTCACGAGGTCGATGATTGCAATCTCTATGCCGAAGAGTTCGACCCAGTCCTCTCGCGCCACGACCGGATGATCTATCACGACTATCCCGAGAACACGGCGCTGGTGAAAGAGCATTGCGACAGGCTGCTGGCTGCCGAAGGACTGGTTATTGTCACGCCGGTATGGAATTTCGGCTTTCCGGCGATCCTCAAGGGTTATTTCGATCGCGTCTGGCTGCCCGGGATTTCCTTCGAACTTGTGGACGGAAAGGTGCAGTCCCGGTTGCGCCATATCCGCAAGCTCGGCGCGGTGATGACCTATGGCGCGACACCATTCCGGGCGTTTGTCGCCGGCAATCCGCCGAAGAAAATCGTCAAGCGGGTGTTGCGCGCGCAGATCAATCCCTGGTCACCGGTCACTTTCCTTGCCCACTACGACATGAACAATTGCACGGAGGAGACGCGGGCACGTTTCATGGCAAAGGTAAAAGCCAAGATGGAAAGATTTTGA
- a CDS encoding RidA family protein produces the protein MPGKAVFNPPSVRRPFGNYNHGLMVPPGASLLVTSGQLGIDLDDSIPDGVTAQAELCFEAIGAILQEAGMSFADVIRISGFVTKREDFPAYMAVRDRFTLEPKPVSTLIIVSGFTRPEFLVEVEVTAARLA, from the coding sequence ATGCCGGGAAAAGCCGTCTTCAACCCGCCGTCTGTGCGCCGCCCCTTCGGCAACTACAATCACGGCCTCATGGTCCCACCGGGCGCAAGCCTGCTGGTCACGTCCGGTCAACTGGGCATCGACCTCGACGACAGCATTCCCGACGGCGTGACTGCGCAGGCGGAACTCTGCTTCGAGGCAATCGGCGCCATCCTCCAGGAGGCCGGCATGAGCTTTGCCGACGTCATCCGCATCAGCGGCTTCGTCACGAAACGGGAGGACTTCCCGGCCTATATGGCCGTGCGCGACCGTTTCACGCTGGAGCCGAAGCCCGTTTCGACACTGATCATCGTCTCCGGCTTCACGCGACCGGAATTTCTCGTCGAGGTCGAAGTGACCGCCGCCAGGTTGGCGTGA